The following nucleotide sequence is from Corylus avellana chromosome ca7, CavTom2PMs-1.0.
TGGCCTACACCGGTTACCTCCAATTCCGTCACTATGTCTTGCGGCGGTCTATATTTTAATAGTTAACTTGATAAGTATTATGTGAATTGTCATGTTAGTTTGTGAATATGACAATCTAAATTTTAGTATTTGAACGCTCATCCAATTCTTAGAATTTTAAGAGTATTAAAAATGTTATTAACGACATCTCATTTATTCCCTTTGATTTGGAATTTTGTAGCCAGTATTGATGTGCTAAAGAGGGATGTCCTTGTTGCGTGATAATCTATTGAGATAATGCTCTAATCCCCATCTGGGTGGACAGAACTCAAGACAAATGCAATAGAAAAACAACCATGGTGTTGACAAACTGCCATCTGCATACATGTGTTGACCAGTTCATGTCTTAGGATTCACGGGGTTGACTGATCCACCTTTCGAAGCTAAAGCCAGTTTGCAATTTCCTCACTTCCACGTTCATGTCTTTTtctatttgaaaaagaaaagaaaaaagataaaagaaaaacacgTTCATTAATTACCATGCATCTGTTTCTCTTTCTGGTTTCATAACTCAAAGGACATGAGTAATTGAGATTAGTGGGAAGCACGTGCAATTACAGataaaatttaacttttttgacGAGATTCAACCCACTTTTGTAGGGGTATATGTGATAAAGATGATCTTAGAAAAGTACTGTTTGAGTAATGAGTAAGGAAACGCATGGTTCCTAAGAGGCCAAGACAAAAGCAGACTCCACTGTCTACCACCCACCAAAGCCACCCACATGCCAGGTTCTTGAATTACGGCTCTTTCATGCGGGCTCTTTCGTAATTACTGTTAAATTGCTAGCAGTAAATTACAAGATATTTTAATCTAGCAGGATGACATTATGGTACAAAGTTATAGACTCAATTTCTTCTTACGTACCCAtgaagagagggagaaagaaacaAGATCCGTTCAATGGGggaagaaaagtgaaaaagctGCTATCTTCACGACTTGAAGTTTGCCCTGCCCCTGCCATGCAATTCTGCagtttttacttattttttaaccTTCTGGGAAGCTCAGgcaaaacagaagaagaaaaaaccctTAGACGAGGCTTTTATCCCCTCTCTCACTCCAGTCCAAAGTTACTAGACTTATTAGAcgttattatatatgtttgatattgttttttagtggtttttttttttttttttttttttaacgtcgagtaattctatttagtagactattcTACTATATAATAGTACTCTTTCACGTGACATAAATATGAAGTAGTTTTGAATGTTGTGTTGTTTGtcaatgtttttgttttgaaaaaaacaaaaaaaaaacgttaacAAACAAAGTCATATCTCTATAATCTTCTTACTTGCATGTTCAAGTTGTTGAAGGTTTTTGCCACATATTcaacaaatatttcaaattcaacttttgaCTTTCACAATTTACTCTAACCACTTGGCTGAGAGGTGAAGTTTGAACCCAAgctaaatggtaatttaacagttTCACCAATAAGAGTAAATAAAGAAGCATGTTTATGGAGGATACAAGTAGAGTGATTGTAATATTGTATGCTTGTATCCATACTGCCAAGATGCCGTCAAAATCCTGATCGTTGGCTTTGGTGGATCCAACATGACCTTTCCAAAAGTTTTTCGCTTTTTGGTCATCTTACTCAAACAGCCATGGCCCAACGTCCACCTCCAGCCTCTCTTGTAGCTATTACCATCTTTTCACATAAAGAAAAAGTCACcgctttaaagcttttctaacCATTTTTTCTCTTGCAATTAGAGAAAGAGGAGGAATAGCAAAGACCAAGATGAAAAGCTTTGTTATTAAACAAGAGGGGCATTAGAAATCCTCAATGTGGTCTACCTAACAAAGCAGGGACCAGATCTTTCAACATTTGGTgtgttaattatttaatattacaGGGGGTTCAACTACTTTTTTATTCATGAATTATTTTCTAATGAAGCCAGTAAAGCTGCCACAAAgaattttggcaaaaaaaaaaaagggggcaaaGGAGAATAGAAAAAAGGAATTAGTTCATGTTGGATGGCATGATGCATTTCATGTGTTTGGGTTACCTTTGGGGGCTCTAAAAAAGTAAAGCAACTCTGTACACTGAAggaccaaaaccaaaaccagaaTCTAATATCAAGTATGGCTTCTTTCCAATAAATCTAGTGGCAATTCTGCAGAATGTGTTAGGAATTGCTGCAGAATTACCATGGTGGTCCATCTGTTCTAGTCCATCATCACAATGATGACATCTTGAAGAAGAATCATAGCACTATCTCAGTGCATTCTGGTGGCCATACAGTTTAGTTAACGATCAATTGTAGGCCTACAACTCTTTTATAACTTGTTGATACGTGTTAGCATGTGATATTGGCTTGCTTATAAATGGGCCATGGTCATATTAATTTTGAGAGCTCAGACTTTATTGAATACATTTTTCTAGTACCTCTGAAAGCAGGACAGACAAGATTTATACCTGCTAGTCAATAGTTTGAACGGTGGAGAATTAAATTGAAGATCAAATTTCTCAGCAAGTACCCATTAGCGATGCTGGATGAGATAGTATTAGGACCCCCTTTGGACCCCCAACAATAATGCTGCCTCTGCATGCTATGCTTAATAAAGGTAGTTTAACTTATtagtttttttcccttttagaCTGTGGATTCATTgataattcatttatttgatcATGTTTAAATTATTGGAGAatcaatcaaataaatgaaaatattcaCCCAAGGTCATAAATCTATGGCAGTACTTCAACGCAACGGCTGGGGGAGAAAGAAAATGTAACCGCTGGCAATATAATAATGgtgaaaacaataatttaatcaGGCTACATAAAGTCAATCTGAGAGGGAGTTTCTGCAGTGTCCCGACTCCACCTTGGTGTCTTGTTGCAAAGATGCTATTCGGGCACCATCctttttgcttgtttatttattgGGCTGGAATGTGAGCACAAGAAAGAGATCGAGGGAACAAAACAGCGGTGAAGGCATTTAATCATTTCTAGTAAAGCCTTAATTAATAGTAGCTGCAGAGCTGCACAGAGAGCATATAGGTACTTTGCATTTTCTACGcttgttctcatttttttacAGTCTTCAGTCACATGGTCCGTGCATCATCATAAATCTCAGTTACCTCTCTgcttctgtctctctctctctctctctctctctctctgtctgttCGCATAGGAGAGATGTGGGATCACTGTGTAAAATGATGAGCTTCCAAAGTGTCCATCTCCATTTATGGTGGAGAATTCTTGCATTTGTTCTACTTGTAGTTCAATCTCGTGGGCTTAGCACAGATGgtattttgttgctttctttCAAGGACTCTGTTCTCAGTGACCCCTTATCCGTGCTACAGAGCTGGAACTACAACGACCAGACGCCATGTTCATGGAAAGGAGTGATATGTAGTACTGCAACTCGAGGCTTAGCCAATTCTCAATATCATCGGGTGATCGGCTTGGCTCTTCCAAATTCTCAGCTTCTTGGTTCAATTCCTGCCAATCTGGGCATGATTGAACACCTCCAAAATCTCAACCTCTCCAACAATTCTATCAATGGGTCTCTGCCTTCTTCTCTCCTCAACTCAACCGAGCTCAATTTCCTTGACTTGTCAAACAACTTGATCTCTGGTGAGCTACCGGAGACCATAGACCTTCAAAACCTCCAATTTCTTAACCTCTCCGACAATGCCTTGGCGGGAAATATACCCAACTATCTCAGCACTCTGACTAATCTGACCTCTGTTTCTTTGAAGAACAACTACTTTTCTGGTACTCTTCCTAGTGGGTTCGAAGCTGTTCAGGTTTTAGATCTGTCCTCGAATCTGCTGAATGGGTCTCTTCCTCCTGACTTCGGTGGTGCTAGTCTACGTTACTTGAATATCTCCTATAACAGGTTTTCTGGGAAAATCCCATCACGTTTTGCCGAGAAAAATTCAGGTAATGCTACTATTGACTTGTCATTCAACAACCTCACTGGAGAAATCCCGAAATCTGTTGTTTTTATGAATCAAGCATCCAAATCGTTTTTTGGGAATCCTGATCTGTGTGGGGAACCAACCAACACTCCGTGTCCAattccttcttctccttcttctccgcCTAATGTCACTGCTCCGACTTCTCGTCCTGCGATCGCTGCGATTCCAAAGACAATAAATCCAACCCCAGAAAACTTGTCACCTGGGTCATCTCAGCAAGGAAGGCAAAACGGGATGAGACCAGCAACGATCATAGGAATTGTGCTCGGAGATATTGCCGGAATTGGAATTCTCGCTTTGATTTTCTTGTACGTGCAccagttgaagaagaagaaaaagaagaagaagaacgcGGAGAGTGCACTCCCAAACGAAGCTAACACAGCGAAGGATGATTGGTCATCATCGTCCTCCGAGTCAAGAGGGTTCACGAGGTGGTCGTGCCTGCGAAAGACTACGGAAGAGGAAGAGGGTTCAGAGGCCAACGGCTCTGATAACGAAGAAGAACACCAAGGTGGTCAGAAGGGTCCAGAGAATCAACGGCAACAAGAGCAGGAGCAGGGCAAAGGAGGGACATTGGTGAGCGTTGATGGCGGTGAGAAACAACTCGAGATTGAGACGCTGCTAAAGGCTTCAGCTTACATATTGGGTGCCACCGGTTCGAGCATTATGTACAAGGCTGTGCTTGAAGACGGTACTGCATTTGCGGTCCGGCGGATTGGTGAGAGCAGCGTCGAGCGGTTCAAAGACTTCGAGAATCAGGTCCGCGTCATAGCCAAGTTGGTGCACCCCAATCTGGTTCGCATTCGTGGCTTCTATTGGGGCGTCGATGAGAAGCTCATCATCTATGACTTTGTTCCAAATGGCAGCCTCGCCAATGCCCGTTACagtaagctctctctctctctgtctctgtctctgtctctctctctctctctctgtttttggcGCATTTTAGCATGTTATTAAGGTTTTCTCTATAGTGCGCTGTGAGCAGTGATTGCTGACGGTGGAGTAGGTGGAACTGATATTGTTTTGAATGCATACAAGTCAATGGTTAGCCCCGCATGCGAGAGTGATAGCGATACACGTACCCAGATTACTAAATTTTTCCGATGTGGGATTTTTTGTGTGGTCACTCTCATGGAAAGTGAACCCCATTTATGTTATAATCTTAAGTGACACATTTTGCCAAGTTGCTCTTTGACGGAATCTGATAATGGACATGGAATTTCAGGGAAAGTGGGCTCCTCGCCGTGCCATCTACCATGGGAATTCAGGCTCAAGATAGCAAAAGGGGTGGCCCGAGGGCTTGCGTATCTCCACGAGAAGAAGCACGTGCATGGAAACTTGAAGCCGAGCAACATCCTCTTGGGCTCCGATATGGAGCCGAGGATAGGGGATTTCGGGCTCGAGAGGCTCGTATCGGGTGACACGAGCTATAAAGCCGGCGTATCGGCTCGAAATTTCGGGAGCAAGAGGTCCACGGCATCACGTGACAGTTTCCAAGATCTAGCATATGGGCCGAGCCCCAGCCCAAGCCCAAGCTCCGTTGGTGTATCACCTTATCATGCACCCGAGTCGCTTAGGAGCCTAAAGCCCAACCAAAAATGGGATGCGTACGCTTTTGGGGTTATATTGCTTGAGCTGCTGACGGGGAAGGTTGTAGTATTGGATGACATGAGCCAGGGAAGTGGGGTTTTGGTTGAAGACAAGAGCCGGGCTTTGAGGATGGCTGACATGGCAATCCGAGCTGAGCTGGAAGGAAAAGAGGAGGCCCT
It contains:
- the LOC132188254 gene encoding probable LRR receptor-like serine/threonine-protein kinase At4g37250 — encoded protein: MMSFQSVHLHLWWRILAFVLLVVQSRGLSTDGILLLSFKDSVLSDPLSVLQSWNYNDQTPCSWKGVICSTATRGLANSQYHRVIGLALPNSQLLGSIPANLGMIEHLQNLNLSNNSINGSLPSSLLNSTELNFLDLSNNLISGELPETIDLQNLQFLNLSDNALAGNIPNYLSTLTNLTSVSLKNNYFSGTLPSGFEAVQVLDLSSNLLNGSLPPDFGGASLRYLNISYNRFSGKIPSRFAEKNSGNATIDLSFNNLTGEIPKSVVFMNQASKSFFGNPDLCGEPTNTPCPIPSSPSSPPNVTAPTSRPAIAAIPKTINPTPENLSPGSSQQGRQNGMRPATIIGIVLGDIAGIGILALIFLYVHQLKKKKKKKKNAESALPNEANTAKDDWSSSSSESRGFTRWSCLRKTTEEEEGSEANGSDNEEEHQGGQKGPENQRQQEQEQGKGGTLVSVDGGEKQLEIETLLKASAYILGATGSSIMYKAVLEDGTAFAVRRIGESSVERFKDFENQVRVIAKLVHPNLVRIRGFYWGVDEKLIIYDFVPNGSLANARYRKVGSSPCHLPWEFRLKIAKGVARGLAYLHEKKHVHGNLKPSNILLGSDMEPRIGDFGLERLVSGDTSYKAGVSARNFGSKRSTASRDSFQDLAYGPSPSPSPSSVGVSPYHAPESLRSLKPNQKWDAYAFGVILLELLTGKVVVLDDMSQGSGVLVEDKSRALRMADMAIRAELEGKEEALLACFKLGYSCASPIPHKRPPMKEVLQVLERFPPSFSSSHYYGP